A genomic window from Cytobacillus suaedae includes:
- a CDS encoding DUF1906 domain-containing protein, with product MPRYIWGVDSAATVNDELYSCVKSNFGTPRYWGRYLTEVPNVSEGLTKSEIAFIQSKGMKLLPIYNVFSEAVGYPKGQVAARNAVFHARRLGIPTNVAIFANVERFFEADEAWIRGWVEALYPTGYRPGIYHDPTEGPFAVEYCKAVAENNQVAVQTILWSAEPDPGPTRERNAPAFKPAKPNCQGNVWLWQYGRDASECPIDTNLADSRVLQYLY from the coding sequence ATGCCTCGATATATATGGGGGGTAGATTCAGCTGCAACTGTCAATGATGAATTGTATAGTTGTGTAAAATCAAATTTTGGCACTCCGCGCTACTGGGGAAGGTATTTAACAGAGGTACCAAATGTCTCAGAAGGGCTAACCAAAAGTGAAATAGCCTTTATTCAGAGTAAAGGAATGAAGCTTTTACCAATCTATAATGTATTTTCTGAGGCCGTAGGCTATCCTAAGGGTCAGGTAGCAGCTAGGAATGCGGTGTTTCATGCAAGGAGATTAGGAATACCTACTAATGTTGCAATCTTTGCAAATGTTGAACGGTTTTTTGAGGCAGATGAGGCTTGGATTAGAGGCTGGGTTGAAGCGTTATATCCTACAGGATATCGCCCAGGAATTTACCATGATCCAACTGAAGGTCCGTTTGCAGTTGAATATTGCAAAGCTGTCGCTGAAAATAATCAAGTGGCTGTTCAAACAATTTTATGGAGCGCTGAACCTGATCCAGGTCCAACAAGAGAAAGAAATGCACCAGCCTTTAAACCAGCTAAGCCTAATTGCCAGGGAAACGTATGGTTATGGCAATATGGAAGAGATGCATCTGAATGCCCAATTGATACAAATTTAGCGGATAGTAGGGTGTTGCAATATTTATATTAA
- a CDS encoding chemotaxis protein CheV produces the protein MDDKKGILLESGTNELEIVEFSIGANKFGINVIKVKEIMNPVAITKIPHSHKNVEGIIELRGEVLPVVNVATALGFEQSADPSLDKFIVTEFNKQKIVFHVHQVTQIHRISWDKIEKPSTVYQGLQSHITGVIKLNGEVLLLIDFEKIVVDINPESGINVNQIKKLGNRERSNKKVIVAEDSPLLRKLLHDTLSEAGYYNLEFFENGKDAFSYLESLVDDNKRIEDHVQIVVTDIEMPQMDGHHLTKRIKSDSRLAKIPVIIFSSLITDDLRHKGQMVGANGQVSKPEIGELVNLIDEHIL, from the coding sequence ATGGATGATAAAAAAGGGATCTTACTTGAAAGTGGAACAAATGAACTAGAAATCGTAGAATTTAGTATAGGTGCAAATAAATTTGGTATCAATGTTATAAAAGTAAAAGAGATTATGAACCCAGTTGCTATTACAAAAATACCTCACTCTCACAAGAATGTAGAAGGAATCATTGAACTTCGTGGCGAGGTTTTACCGGTAGTGAATGTTGCTACAGCTTTAGGGTTTGAGCAGTCAGCAGATCCATCTTTAGATAAATTTATTGTTACTGAATTCAATAAACAAAAAATTGTGTTTCATGTTCATCAAGTGACACAAATTCATCGCATTTCGTGGGATAAGATTGAAAAGCCATCCACTGTTTATCAGGGTCTCCAAAGTCATATCACTGGCGTAATTAAGTTAAATGGAGAAGTGCTTTTATTAATTGATTTCGAAAAAATAGTAGTAGATATCAATCCTGAATCTGGAATTAATGTTAATCAGATCAAAAAGCTAGGAAACCGCGAACGTTCCAATAAAAAGGTTATCGTAGCAGAGGATTCACCTTTATTAAGAAAGTTACTTCATGATACTTTGTCTGAAGCAGGATACTATAATCTTGAGTTTTTCGAGAATGGAAAAGATGCTTTTTCTTATTTAGAAAGCCTAGTAGATGATAATAAGCGTATTGAAGACCATGTACAAATAGTGGTTACAGACATTGAAATGCCACAGATGGATGGACACCATTTAACAAAGAGAATTAAAAGTGATTCTCGTCTAGCCAAAATACCTGTGATAATCTTCTCCTCACTTATAACAGATGACCTTCGCCATAAGGGACAAATGGTAGGAGCAAACGGACAAGTCAGCAAACCAGAAATTGGAGAACTAGTAAATCTAATTGATGAGCATATATTATAG
- a CDS encoding diguanylate cyclase encodes MEKYKKKLIENMHKQLGNWLEGNEPIPHKEIYRFLHSVSGTASSIGMQEIGETARNLLNTLKEDDPKQWEIKDVKVFFFELLTLVYDNEFEEEIAGTPIIKMTGNEPVILIIDDETSMLMYLKDELQKQGWIVNVVANPEKVIGAFYDIHPDCVVINVDMEQKSGFEVLTFLKEKIKQQFLPTIMISSHNSKSIRMQSYQMGADDFIAKPFELDELTVRIQRHIERKILIDNLLLVDELTRVYNRKFLNQAYEQLHSELVRNKKTFSIVMIDIDHFKEVNDTYGHLVGDQMLKAFATFLKNNSRTGDSVIRYGGEEFVLLLPDLSLEESKRVTERLIIELGKITINTLEGELTCTFSAGIVEVNSTGKSIEEWLVLADNALYDAKESGRSQVKAVNHESTGGHLKLVKVAVVDDDPIIRTMLVDLLETLGREGNYHLEIESFKDGSAFITNEWSQTDHPYLVILDGIMPRMDGLEVLQQLRSHNSERYTVIMLTSRKSERDIARALQIGADDYITKPFKLLELETRIRHLLKRMK; translated from the coding sequence ATGGAGAAATATAAAAAAAAGCTAATAGAAAATATGCACAAACAATTAGGGAATTGGCTTGAGGGTAATGAACCTATTCCACATAAAGAAATATATCGGTTTTTGCATTCTGTTTCTGGAACTGCATCAAGTATTGGCATGCAGGAGATAGGAGAAACTGCAAGAAATTTATTAAATACCCTAAAAGAGGATGACCCAAAGCAGTGGGAAATAAAAGATGTTAAGGTGTTCTTTTTTGAATTACTAACTCTTGTCTATGACAATGAATTCGAAGAAGAGATCGCAGGAACACCCATTATAAAGATGACAGGTAATGAACCTGTTATTTTAATTATAGATGATGAAACAAGTATGTTGATGTATTTAAAAGATGAGCTTCAAAAGCAAGGTTGGATTGTCAATGTAGTTGCAAACCCAGAAAAGGTGATTGGTGCCTTTTATGATATCCATCCTGATTGTGTCGTCATTAATGTGGATATGGAACAAAAGAGTGGATTTGAAGTATTAACTTTCTTAAAGGAAAAAATAAAGCAGCAATTCCTTCCAACTATCATGATCAGCTCTCACAATAGCAAAAGTATTCGGATGCAAAGTTATCAAATGGGCGCTGACGATTTCATAGCTAAACCTTTTGAGCTTGATGAATTGACTGTTAGGATACAACGCCATATAGAACGGAAAATTTTAATTGATAATCTTCTTTTAGTTGATGAATTGACAAGAGTATATAATCGCAAGTTTCTAAATCAAGCATATGAACAACTACATTCAGAACTGGTCCGTAACAAAAAGACATTTTCAATTGTTATGATTGATATCGATCATTTTAAGGAAGTAAATGATACATACGGGCATTTAGTGGGAGATCAGATGTTAAAGGCGTTTGCTACTTTTCTAAAGAACAATAGTCGAACCGGGGATAGCGTGATTCGTTATGGTGGCGAAGAATTTGTTCTTCTATTACCTGATTTATCATTAGAAGAATCAAAAAGAGTAACAGAACGTCTAATAATAGAACTTGGAAAAATAACAATCAATACCTTAGAAGGTGAATTAACATGTACCTTCTCTGCCGGGATAGTTGAAGTGAATAGCACCGGAAAGTCTATAGAGGAATGGTTGGTATTAGCAGATAATGCTCTATATGACGCAAAAGAATCTGGTAGAAGTCAGGTTAAAGCTGTAAATCATGAGTCAACTGGAGGCCATCTCAAACTGGTGAAGGTTGCCGTTGTGGATGATGATCCGATTATTCGGACAATGCTAGTTGACCTGTTAGAAACGCTAGGAAGGGAAGGGAACTATCATCTAGAAATTGAGTCGTTTAAAGATGGTTCTGCTTTTATTACAAATGAATGGTCTCAGACTGATCATCCTTATTTAGTTATTTTAGATGGGATTATGCCAAGAATGGATGGCCTGGAAGTTCTTCAACAATTACGCTCACATAATTCCGAACGATACACAGTTATTATGCTTACATCAAGGAAAAGTGAACGTGATATTGCAAGAGCTCTTCAAATAGGTGCAGATGACTATATAACTAAACCATTCAAGCTTTTAGAATTGGAAACGAGAATACGCCATTTATTAAAAAGGATGAAGTAA